The following are from one region of the Camelus dromedarius isolate mCamDro1 chromosome 16, mCamDro1.pat, whole genome shotgun sequence genome:
- the CD79B gene encoding B-cell antigen receptor complex-associated protein beta chain isoform X3: protein MTMAGPALSPGLSNCLVLLLLLFSAGETVLVSDRKDLYRDPEGFSTLAQMNRRNMLKDTIIMIQTLLIILFIIVPIFLLLDKDDSKAGMEEDHTYEGLDIDQTATYEDIVTLRTGEVKWSVGEHPGQE, encoded by the exons ATGACCATGGCAGGGCCGGCGCTGTCTCCAGGGCTCAGCAACTgtctggtgctgctgctgctgctgttctcAG CAGGTGAGACGGTGTTGGTGTCAGACAGAAAGGACCTGTACCGGGATCCCGAAG GGTTCAGCACCTTGGCACAAATGAATCGGCGGAACATGCTGAAAGATACCATAATCATGATCCAGACCCTGCTCATCATCCTCTTTATCATTGTGCCCATCTTCCTGCTGCTGGACAAG gatGACAGCAAGGCCGGGATGGAGGAAGATCACACCTATGAG GGCCTGGACATTGACCAGACAGCCACTTACGAGGACATAGTGACTCTGCGGACAGGGGAGGTGAAGTGGTCGGTGGGTGAGCACCCAGGCCAGGAGTGA
- the CD79B gene encoding B-cell antigen receptor complex-associated protein beta chain isoform X4, with product MTMAGPALSPGLSNCLVLLLLLFSGETVLVSDRKDLYRDPEGFSTLAQMNRRNMLKDTIIMIQTLLIILFIIVPIFLLLDKDDSKAGMEEDHTYEGLDIDQTATYEDIVTLRTGEVKWSVGEHPGQE from the exons ATGACCATGGCAGGGCCGGCGCTGTCTCCAGGGCTCAGCAACTgtctggtgctgctgctgctgctgttctcAG GTGAGACGGTGTTGGTGTCAGACAGAAAGGACCTGTACCGGGATCCCGAAG GGTTCAGCACCTTGGCACAAATGAATCGGCGGAACATGCTGAAAGATACCATAATCATGATCCAGACCCTGCTCATCATCCTCTTTATCATTGTGCCCATCTTCCTGCTGCTGGACAAG gatGACAGCAAGGCCGGGATGGAGGAAGATCACACCTATGAG GGCCTGGACATTGACCAGACAGCCACTTACGAGGACATAGTGACTCTGCGGACAGGGGAGGTGAAGTGGTCGGTGGGTGAGCACCCAGGCCAGGAGTGA
- the CD79B gene encoding B-cell antigen receptor complex-associated protein beta chain isoform X2, with amino-acid sequence MTMAGPALSPGLSNCLVLLLLLFSGETVLVSDRKDLYRDPEGSTCSQILQYPRFMAKKRGSTVEIKCYVEYPENSDIVTWFRKQETDPEPKLLPYEEGRISHSHNGSTFTLVIQGIQFQDNGIYFCMKKCRKEPSRTEHGCGTELRVMGFSTLAQMNRRNMLKDTIIMIQTLLIILFIIVPIFLLLDKDDSKAGMEEDHTYEGLDIDQTATYEDIVTLRTGEVKWSVGEHPGQE; translated from the exons ATGACCATGGCAGGGCCGGCGCTGTCTCCAGGGCTCAGCAACTgtctggtgctgctgctgctgctgttctcAG GTGAGACGGTGTTGGTGTCAGACAGAAAGGACCTGTACCGGGATCCCGAAG GAAGCACTTGTTCCCAGATCCTTCAGTACCCACGTTTCATGGCCAAGAAACGGGGCTCCACGGTGGAAATCAAGTGCTACGTGGAGTACCCGGAGAACTCGGACATTGTGACCTGGTTCCGGAAGCAGGAGACGGACCCAGAGCCCAAGTTACTTCCTTATGAAGAGGGCCGCATCTCCCATAGCCATAATGGCTCCACATTCACCCTCGTCATCCAGGGCATCCAGTTTCAGGACAACGGCATCTACTTCTGCATGAAGAAATGCCGGAAGGAGCCCTCGAGGACAGAGCATGGATGTGGCACGGAGCTTCGGGTCATGG GGTTCAGCACCTTGGCACAAATGAATCGGCGGAACATGCTGAAAGATACCATAATCATGATCCAGACCCTGCTCATCATCCTCTTTATCATTGTGCCCATCTTCCTGCTGCTGGACAAG gatGACAGCAAGGCCGGGATGGAGGAAGATCACACCTATGAG GGCCTGGACATTGACCAGACAGCCACTTACGAGGACATAGTGACTCTGCGGACAGGGGAGGTGAAGTGGTCGGTGGGTGAGCACCCAGGCCAGGAGTGA
- the CD79B gene encoding B-cell antigen receptor complex-associated protein beta chain isoform X1 translates to MTMAGPALSPGLSNCLVLLLLLFSAGETVLVSDRKDLYRDPEGSTCSQILQYPRFMAKKRGSTVEIKCYVEYPENSDIVTWFRKQETDPEPKLLPYEEGRISHSHNGSTFTLVIQGIQFQDNGIYFCMKKCRKEPSRTEHGCGTELRVMGFSTLAQMNRRNMLKDTIIMIQTLLIILFIIVPIFLLLDKDDSKAGMEEDHTYEGLDIDQTATYEDIVTLRTGEVKWSVGEHPGQE, encoded by the exons ATGACCATGGCAGGGCCGGCGCTGTCTCCAGGGCTCAGCAACTgtctggtgctgctgctgctgctgttctcAG CAGGTGAGACGGTGTTGGTGTCAGACAGAAAGGACCTGTACCGGGATCCCGAAG GAAGCACTTGTTCCCAGATCCTTCAGTACCCACGTTTCATGGCCAAGAAACGGGGCTCCACGGTGGAAATCAAGTGCTACGTGGAGTACCCGGAGAACTCGGACATTGTGACCTGGTTCCGGAAGCAGGAGACGGACCCAGAGCCCAAGTTACTTCCTTATGAAGAGGGCCGCATCTCCCATAGCCATAATGGCTCCACATTCACCCTCGTCATCCAGGGCATCCAGTTTCAGGACAACGGCATCTACTTCTGCATGAAGAAATGCCGGAAGGAGCCCTCGAGGACAGAGCATGGATGTGGCACGGAGCTTCGGGTCATGG GGTTCAGCACCTTGGCACAAATGAATCGGCGGAACATGCTGAAAGATACCATAATCATGATCCAGACCCTGCTCATCATCCTCTTTATCATTGTGCCCATCTTCCTGCTGCTGGACAAG gatGACAGCAAGGCCGGGATGGAGGAAGATCACACCTATGAG GGCCTGGACATTGACCAGACAGCCACTTACGAGGACATAGTGACTCTGCGGACAGGGGAGGTGAAGTGGTCGGTGGGTGAGCACCCAGGCCAGGAGTGA